A region from the Nesterenkonia lacusekhoensis genome encodes:
- a CDS encoding DUF4233 domain-containing protein, producing MARRESRLEQKRRQWQPGQTAPPRSVKILFASSVLCLEALLMFFYGLMAWGLYQNEWFAWWLFGGSLVVAALLVVSCAFLSRPLGYRMGWALQLVIIAGGIFEWMMIPVGIAFLLCWWYAVTKGAQLDREKMERYRMEEALAAESEEEN from the coding sequence ATGGCCCGGCGTGAGTCCCGTCTGGAGCAGAAGCGCCGGCAGTGGCAGCCCGGTCAGACGGCACCGCCGCGTTCGGTCAAGATCCTCTTCGCCTCCTCCGTGCTGTGCCTGGAAGCGCTGCTGATGTTCTTCTACGGCCTCATGGCCTGGGGCCTCTACCAGAACGAGTGGTTCGCCTGGTGGCTCTTCGGCGGCTCACTGGTGGTCGCCGCGCTGCTGGTGGTCAGCTGCGCGTTCCTGAGCCGGCCGCTGGGGTATCGCATGGGCTGGGCCCTGCAGCTGGTCATCATCGCCGGGGGCATCTTCGAGTGGATGATGATCCCGGTGGGCATCGCTTTCCTGCTCTGCTGGTGGTACGCGGTGACCAAGGGTGCGCAGCTGGATCGCGAAAAGATGGAAAGATACAGGATGGAAGAGGCTCTGGCAGCCGAAAGTGAGGAAGAGAACTGA
- the ndk gene encoding nucleoside-diphosphate kinase, whose protein sequence is MTERTLILVKPDGVERGLTGEILRRVEAKGYRIAELKQLNASTEQLAAHYAEHEGKPFYQPLVDFMLSGPVVAAILEGDRVIEGFRSLAGTTEPTTAVPGTIRGDLGRDWGEKVQKNLVHGSDSVESAEREIGIWFA, encoded by the coding sequence ATGACTGAACGTACCCTGATCCTGGTCAAGCCCGACGGCGTCGAGCGTGGTCTGACCGGTGAGATCTTGCGCCGTGTGGAGGCCAAGGGCTACCGCATCGCCGAGCTGAAGCAGCTCAACGCCAGCACTGAGCAGCTGGCCGCACACTACGCGGAGCACGAGGGCAAGCCCTTCTACCAGCCGCTGGTGGACTTCATGCTCTCCGGCCCGGTGGTCGCAGCCATCCTGGAGGGCGACCGCGTGATCGAGGGCTTCCGTTCCCTGGCCGGCACCACAGAACCGACGACGGCGGTGCCGGGAACCATCCGCGGCGACCTCGGCCGGGACTGGGGCGAGAAGGTCCAGAAGAACCTCGTCCACGGTTCGGACTCGGTGGAGTCGGCCGAGCGGGAGATCGGCATCTGGTTCGCCTGA
- a CDS encoding ABC transporter ATP-binding protein codes for MSATSYIPRRVNWNAKSRAPQRDGAQWDFEDDEAVEELTLGSNPLTEQVPVVETVDPDEVSVVVDQASMTYRVRSQTEYRKSTNWFARQVKKVLGSGWAEVPALEPMSFIVNHGETVGVIGTNGSGKSTLMKLLTGKVRPSSGEVYATSTPIMLGVNAALVKTISGRENIRLGCLAMGLSPKQAEEKYDLIVEISGLKDALDMPLKTYSSGMQSRLQFAIATAVDPDILLIDEALNTGDAQFRARTKKRLDEVRAQAGCVFLVSHSLGTIKQMCTRVLWVEQGRLLADGDPEWVCQQYEEYTAHKSQERKRSAQIVYDRTLLKHSPVQVRFKEGTRPRRAG; via the coding sequence ATGAGCGCCACCAGCTACATCCCCCGTCGCGTCAACTGGAACGCGAAGTCCCGAGCCCCTCAGCGCGACGGCGCCCAATGGGACTTCGAGGACGACGAGGCCGTCGAGGAGCTCACCCTGGGCTCCAACCCGCTGACCGAGCAGGTCCCGGTCGTCGAGACGGTGGACCCCGACGAAGTCTCCGTGGTGGTCGATCAGGCCTCGATGACCTACCGGGTTCGGTCCCAGACCGAATATCGAAAGTCCACGAACTGGTTCGCCCGCCAGGTCAAGAAGGTCCTGGGCTCCGGCTGGGCCGAGGTCCCCGCCCTGGAGCCGATGAGCTTCATCGTCAACCACGGCGAGACCGTGGGAGTCATCGGCACCAACGGCTCCGGCAAGTCCACCCTGATGAAGCTGCTGACCGGCAAGGTCCGGCCCAGCTCCGGGGAGGTCTACGCCACCTCCACGCCGATCATGCTGGGCGTCAACGCAGCACTGGTCAAGACCATCTCCGGCCGTGAGAACATCCGCCTGGGCTGTCTGGCCATGGGGCTGAGCCCCAAGCAGGCCGAGGAGAAGTACGACCTGATCGTGGAGATCTCAGGGCTCAAGGACGCCCTGGACATGCCGCTGAAGACCTACTCCTCCGGTATGCAGTCCCGCCTGCAGTTCGCCATCGCCACAGCGGTGGATCCCGACATCCTGCTCATCGATGAGGCGCTGAACACCGGCGATGCCCAGTTCCGGGCCCGGACCAAGAAGCGCCTGGACGAGGTCCGCGCCCAGGCCGGCTGTGTGTTCCTGGTCTCCCACTCGTTGGGCACGATCAAGCAGATGTGCACGCGTGTGCTCTGGGTGGAGCAGGGCCGGCTGCTGGCCGACGGCGATCCGGAATGGGTCTGCCAGCAGTACGAGGAGTACACCGCCCACAAGTCTCAGGAGCGCAAGCGTTCGGCGCAGATCGTCTATGACCGCACGCTGCTCAAGCACAGCCCGGTCCAGGTCCGCTTCAAGGAGGGCACCCGCCCTAGGCGCGCCGGCTGA
- a CDS encoding ABC transporter permease, whose product MMTLEGLMMAAPTTERETPAFTAGQQRTVQLDGTPLVRVGARPGLLQYLRDIWRFRHFLYYDSHSRVSSANSYDSLGRLWMVFNPILFGSAYFFVFGILLETGRGISNFIGYLVIGVFMFRFFTSAVNGGSNAIAGNQKVVQAFNFPRACLVLSSTIRELFSSVPVFLVMAGLVYLLGDTPLEGSPRIEIHLNWHWLLFFPCVALALLVMAGWSLALARAVNAYNDVKHLISFGTRILFYTSAVFFHPDRWANAGQDWITTIMHHNPLFCVLDIIRGAWLYDGDIDPYRWVVLGAWAAGSLIIGFLIFWHGEETYGRER is encoded by the coding sequence ATGATGACGTTGGAAGGACTGATGATGGCCGCTCCCACCACAGAGCGCGAAACCCCCGCATTCACTGCGGGACAGCAGCGCACTGTTCAGCTGGACGGCACCCCGCTGGTCCGTGTCGGGGCGCGCCCCGGATTGCTCCAGTATCTGCGTGACATCTGGCGCTTCCGCCATTTCCTCTACTACGACTCTCACTCCCGAGTCTCTTCGGCGAACAGCTACGACTCGCTGGGACGCCTGTGGATGGTGTTCAACCCGATCCTGTTCGGTTCGGCCTACTTCTTCGTCTTCGGCATACTGCTGGAGACCGGACGAGGCATCTCGAACTTCATCGGCTACCTGGTCATCGGCGTGTTCATGTTCCGGTTCTTCACCTCTGCGGTGAACGGAGGTTCCAACGCCATCGCCGGAAACCAGAAGGTCGTCCAAGCCTTCAACTTCCCGCGCGCCTGTCTGGTGCTCTCCAGCACCATCCGGGAGCTGTTCTCCTCTGTACCGGTGTTCCTGGTCATGGCCGGCCTGGTCTACCTGCTGGGCGACACTCCCCTGGAGGGCTCACCGCGCATCGAGATCCACCTGAACTGGCACTGGCTGCTGTTCTTCCCCTGCGTCGCGCTGGCCCTGCTGGTCATGGCCGGGTGGAGCCTGGCGCTGGCCCGCGCGGTCAACGCGTACAACGACGTCAAGCACCTGATCAGCTTCGGCACCCGCATCCTCTTCTACACCTCGGCGGTGTTCTTCCACCCTGATCGTTGGGCCAATGCCGGTCAGGACTGGATCACCACGATCATGCACCACAACCCGCTCTTCTGCGTGCTGGACATCATCCGCGGGGCATGGCTCTACGACGGTGACATCGACCCCTACCGCTGGGTGGTCCTGGGCGCCTGGGCGGCCGGCTCGCTGATCATCGGCTTCCTGATCTTCTGGCACGGTGAAGAGACCTACGGGAGGGAACGATGA